ACCCTATtaactgtaagctcttcagagtCAGAATAGTCCCTTACAGCTGTAGAGTTATGTATAAAAATGTGTCTTTTCTAGAAGATTTATCTAGCGTtgttcgggtccttaactcaatttttcttcatttaaatcattgctttggggtagGGCAACagtcttttttctgtatggttttatgagaagcaatcctgttccaggtgcatcccattttcctggcacaaacccTTGCCTTAGTTgaagttaggataagagaaagctaCATCCCAgctgtggtggtcctagctcttaccgtttaggtcGGAGAATTGCTTGAAGAGACAAAGTGTCTCAAATAGGCAGTAGATCACTGACCTGCTCCAACCCACCAAAAGAGCAAGACTAAGTGATGTGGGGGAAACtgaaagtttgggcacccctgctgTAACTACTGCAGTCATCTTTCAAGTGCAGAATCTCCACCCCCACGTTTGAATGGTGTCCGACCTCTCATCCTTAATCATGTCACAGGGAGAGCCTAGGTCCCATCCACTCCCACCTGATAAGCTGAAGGTGGCACTGCAAAACAGCAAGCGAAGCCTCTCTCATACACAGCAGCCCCAACATGGGCATACCAAAGAGGAAAGCAGCCCACTGACGTCAGTTAGCCATGATGCTCATGGGGTACTGAGTGGCAGGGTAAAAATCCAAGGCCAGGACTTTAGCcactattttaaattttttttttcaagatacCAGCACTCAAGTCAAACGTGTTCAAAAAGACGACAACAGAAGCAAGACTGGATCCCTTAAGTCAAAGAAAAACCTTACCTATTAATACCTATTAATGCCTTTAATACATTAGTTAGTATGTGGCAAAGCCATTTCCATCTCTACTGTAGTCAAAACCCAAGATTCATTCTTATTTAAAACTTTCTGAAATCAGACTTTGGTTGAGAGTTTTTTGTGCATATCTATAATtgttgagattaaaaaaaatcaaattaacattttatttcaCAACACagactgttcatatttttttttttacacattttaaataaaagcataGATTACATACTTTACATGGTATTGAAAAGTAATACATAGTAAGACACAGTAAGTGCTATAGTATCCacaatattaaattattattcacaagcttatttaaaaatgtaaaaacaacCCCACACATTTGCAGACACTGATTATTTCCAACTTCTAATCAGTATCTAGGATTGGTTTTTCAAAGGCATTCAGGATAATAATGCATAGAAACATCCTGCTGACAACAAGCAAAAcatgaaaaaattaaaattctctTATAAAAGTCCCAATGAAACACTATCGGTAAACTCAGACCAAACCGGTGAAATTAAAAGGACCACAAATTCTTGTCGTGAAAAGTAACATCCACTTGAAGAGCTgtatgaaataaataaaatgtctagCTTAGACTCAGCACACTCACAGAAAGACAAAATGAAACAACCGTGAGGGTTTATTTTTACAAATTTTAAACAATGTTTGTACATTTAGAAAATTGAAACCATCCCAGATCTCCCTTACAGTGCAAGGGACAATTTAAAAGGATTACAAAAGTTTGTATTTTGAATGTAAGCAACCATACAGATCAACATACCTAGAGTTCAGTACTGCCACTAATTATTAAGCCAGCTGTGTCCATAGTGCCTCTAGCACTAGCTCACAGCAGCTCTGGATGCACTGAGGCAATATCATGCTATATTTTGAGCTTTTAATTGTTGCCCTTTTTTGGCTGGTGATCAGCGGTAAGACTCAGTACTTCCTGGATGGCAAAGTTCAGTGCAGAAGCCAAGGATCTAAAGTATAGGATATGGCATGAAGTTCTTTCAACACATCTATCCACAAACTGACCTTGGCTGAAATTCAAGCAGGGGAAACTCTGCTTCCATGGACACATTCCAGTCCAAATCTGATCCATtttacacctccctccccctgcaaacTAACCTGCATTACCTTACAACAGAAGGGACTCTCACTGGAAACCAGGTGAAGATCCATCAGATTAGCCAACCTATCCACCACCTGGAACAGATCCACCAGACTCTACAGATGTGATGGAGGAGATAAACATTGATTTGTTCCCTTCACTACCACAGCAAGAGAATTCAAGAAGTTGATATGATGCAAACTATCAGCTTTGGCAAGAGACTTTCACCACCAGTGTTCTCTCTTCCCTGTTGTCACTTTTCCTCAGGTCATCTATAAATCAGGGTGACCTGCCAagcagggatgtaagcaactggtcaagtagtcgactacacacattccctcctgtatcagaagtagcaagcggggaagcaggagccagtgctagggggaagctggcttaaaagccatcccccccatgctgctgcctttatcagaggcagccacaGGAGGTAGGGAGGAgcctgctgctgcaaagcaacctctgcctgcagcaggcccaggctcaccacaggcaggggctgcttcacatcCCACGGAGGGTCCCCAGGGAATTATGGGGGAGCTGGGACCTCCTGTGGACTGGGGTTGCTGCCTGCcaacccagctcttactacatttaagctacagagctgcagcgggagggtagctcccagacctggcataaGCTGGGACTGAGGCTTCCTCCTtcatcgactaatcgtgtagtcaatagaaattctaaTCAGCTACACTATTAGCTAATTATTCGTTTCCTAACATCCCTACACGGGTCTTGAAGCATAAGACTTACATTGGAAATGGGAAACAAGAAAACTGGTGAATTTATGCCATGACTTTTACAGGATATAAAATCAGGATAATTTGCCCCTAAAAGTTTCAGTAAAATTGTGTTGGTtactatttcatttcatttttttaaatgactatcaTGTTAAAGCACCCTTAACCCTTTTGAGTTTAGCAAAGTGTCTGTGTTAAACTGCACTAAAGCTAGCCAGGCTGTGTACTGGATCAGATAAAGGCTTTCTTGCTTTGGCTCTTACTTTCAAGGACTTGTATTACCCAGCTTCACTGTGCTGATTGCTAAGTTTTGCTGTTTAATCAATTGTCATTCTAAGCAAAGGTTTGTCAAATATATTCAATTAGATTGCCAAGTACATTGTTAGATCCTCTTTCCGGACTTACTTATTAAGAATCAAGGAAGAGTGTAgaaggaggtgcagagtctggggcagggagctggatgaAGGGAATgaggtgccagcagcagcctctggctgggaggcgcttacctaggctgcTCCCAGCTAGCAGCCCTGCAGAACAGGCAGGCTGGAACTACTGCAAGCAGGGAGACTGCTCAAAGTagcaggctgctccctgtggctctctgctctgggtaccagggtggagaagggggggaagggaggctttgCACACACCCCTGGTCCAACACAATTTCTCAGCTTCTGAGGGTCCCAGAAGgggatacttgaaaactgctatcatgtcccctttcaatcttctttccaaaccaaacaagcccaattctttcattcttccttcataggtcatgttctctagacctttaatcattcttgttgctcttctctggaccttctccagtttctccacatctttcttgaagtgtggtgcccagaactggacacaatactccaattgaggcctgatcattGCAGAGTAAAaaggaagaataacttcttgggtcttgctcacaacattccggttaatgcatcccagaatcatatttgctttttttagcaacagtgtcacactgttgactcatatttagcttgtggtccactatgaccccagatccctttctgcagtactccttcctagacagttgcttcccattctgtatgtgtgaaacggattgttccttcctaagtggagtactttgcatttgtccttattaaacttcatcctatttaccttgaaccatttctccagtttgtccagataattttgaattatgaccctatcctccaaagtagttgcaacccctcccagcttggtatcatctgcaaatttaataagcatcctctctatgctaatatctaaattgttgatgaatatattgaacagaaccggtcccaaaacagacccctgcggaaccctacttgttatgcccttccagcataatgGTGAACTgttgataactattctctgagaatggttattcagccagttatgcacccaccttatagtagccccatctaagttgtatttgcctagtttattgataagaagatcatgtgagaccattcaaattgccttactaaagtctaggtataccacatccaccacttctcccctatccacaagatttgttatcctgtcaaggaaagtgatcagattggtttgacatgatctgttctttacaaacccatgttacctatcaccttattatctgcCAGGTGTtttcagatgaattccttaattatttgctccattatctgtcCTTATCTTTATGTCTATACACCAAGAACCAAATTTTTCTCAGTTTCTGTCAAAACCCAAATATTAGGCAGTAACAACATTTACATTGCCATAAAATATTGTTTAGAACAAGTCTAAGCAACAGCAATATTTTTAACTCTCACAAATTAAAACAACAAGAACATAATGAAAGCATGATAGTCCTTAGGGGTTTTCTGTAAGCTGGACTTAATTTTTAATATGTTGTACAGGATGTGGTAATTAAAGGGCTTTTAATTACTGTATTGTAGAGAATATACCCCGTGGTTTTTCCaaattgagttaaaaaaaaaatcttgtataccccgcacaCGAGTATAACCTGTacggtatacaagacttttctttcAAACTGTGCCAGGGTATATTCTTGAAACTGTGGAGATGATTTGAGATACTCCATATTAAATATTTCTAGGGTTTTCATGTATtactatatttttaattaaatgatgCATTAGAAGACATATTTACAAATTTCAGTATTTCAACTATTGCTTTCAACAAAGAAAGATGATCTGGGATAACTTCTTTCAGTCTAAAAGGAAATCTGCTACAAAGATACATTAGCTGATAATTGGAGAAATCTTTAAAGATGAATTATGAAATCAATGATCACACTTCTTATTGCTACAAACAGTGACGACAACAGGGatattcatctttttttttttccatggttTCGCTAATGACGTCTCACCATCCATTTCAGAATCACGTGGAATATCATTGGACTGGAGTTAAATTTTCAGTAATTCATGTGTTGAATGTCCTTCTTATCTGTGCTAATAGAGACACATCAGTAGGGTTTTCATTTTCCAAAAGCCTCTCTCAATGACCCATTTATATACAGCTTCTTTTTGTAGGTAGAGTAAAATTTTCTAATGCTCAGAACAGGGCTTTTTGTGAATTGTAATTTGTCCTAAGTGTATTAAGAAATGTAGACTGAATTTGGTAGATATTCTTTTGgtcaataaaaatgtaaataactgAATTATTATAATACAGATTTGCAATAAAGCTAATTGAAATAATCACAATGAACATTAACATTTATGACATTCTTCCCTTTTGTATTTAAATCATCTAGTATTTGGCTTTTTAGAGTGATCAATCTCTCAGAAGTGACTAAATCCATTATATCTGCAGATAAAACTGAAGCCACAGATGTCAGCTCTCAAATGGTACTAGCACCACCAGCAGCGATGACTACTCAAAAGTGAATGAAAGTTGCACTGTCCACTTGTCAGATCCTGCTGTTACAGGAGAGGCACCAAGCAGGTGGGCACCTTTCAGAAGGTGTCAAGTTAAGATACCTGAGCCAACAATTGTGTTTCAGGCTAGTTTTTCAAGACGTTATGATGTAACAGGTTCCCATGTGCTGAACAGCTAAGCATTAGCCAACATTTCAGCAGGTCAGTTCTAGTGCATGTCAGCAGTAATGTATTTCCAGAGACAGACTGCAAAAGTTAGTACTAAAAGCAACTGTTTAGAAAAGACTTCATATGCactttctgaaaagaaaaaaaaactcaccACCACGTAATCTTGAATTCATAGATTGGACGCTTGCAGTAATAATGGTTTATCAGATGTTTATCACACACACCAATGCACTGATGATCCACAGTAATTCCCCTGTCTGACAGGTCTGTCACGATACAGTGCAGAAGATCATATACATCAGCTACAGCCTCCCAGGGGCCAAAAGATACATCTACTTCACAGTGATGTTCAAACAGTTTAGTCTCGCTTTCACTTCTTTCAAAACGTAGAGAGTTGAAAAGTGGACACTCATATGGGGTGATGGGCATTTCTTCTTTGAAAACACAGATCTTCAACTTTGCAAATCTTGCTTTTCTCTGCATGGCTCTAAGCTTAGCTATTTCAATTATCCGCTCCAAGTGATCTAAACAACAACAAAGTAATAAACCAATGTCATGTGAGGGATAGAACACTATGCTTTACTGTAATGTCAAATCTAACTACTGCATCAAAGCATCATGTGTAACTCTTAATATAATACCAGAGACAACAGAAGATGTATTCCAGGTTGCCTGTAGCTGGAAATGGCCTACAATAATGAAATTCGCCATATTCATATTGAGAGCATAGTATCTATGGTATAGATATGCCTTAAATTCTTGTTAAACACAACCTTATGATTGCAAGTGTTATGGGGACTGCTTGAGCAGTATGCCCAAAATTCAAGTTGTGAATAACCAAAGACTGAGAAAATTCAGATTTTTTGGTCTTGAAGTTAGGTGTGAAGTCACACGAACAGCATTATTTTCTTAAATTCAAAGATGGTCTCATACCGGCTTATTTTAATATCAACAGTGTTCCTGTAAGATCTCTAGGTAAAGCTATTAGATGCATACACAGAACAATGCAACACACAGCAATTTTGCTATTGTCTCAGGAAAAATGATGGTGTTACCTGTAAGCTCTTTGAGACAGGAGTCTGTTTATTGTATGTCTGGAGAATGTAACTatccaaaaccaaaaccaaaatttgaGTCTTGGAAATGGAAGTTAGGAATCTAAATATGTTTCAGGATTTGAGTGAACAGGAATAGTGGAGCTGCAGAACTTTCTTCCTGTTCATGAAAAAAACCTTTCCATATTTACCTCAGAACATGTAACACTATTAGAAAGTGAACTCAGTCTTTTGAGAATTATTTATACTACATACACCAAGCTACAATCTACATAGTCACTCTTGTTTATTTACCTTTGTAATATGGCATTAAGCCCAGGAAAGCTTGTCTAACTTTTTCTCCTTTAAGAGGCTGGACTTCCTCTAGATTGTCCAGCAATGGTCCTATGGAATAATATTGAGCTTCCTTGTAAACTAACCTCACTCGGTCTCTCGGTGGGAGATCACCAGATCGCAGAAAGTTAAGTATGTCTCTAAACAGAAGGGGGGAAAATATTATTCAGTAACAACTCTTCCAAAACTTTGAGGAAAAAATAACTTGATTATTAAATCTGACATAAAATGGAGACACCATTTTACTCAGTCCAGCAATCCTCAAGCGCAGAAGGTAAGAATGGTCTCTCATTTTTACATAAACTGTGAACTCTATTTTCAAATGCATGTTTTGAGTTACATTTGGCATTTTTGAGCTTCTGGCTGGAAAATGTAATGTCTGTGAAACTAGCAGTGTGGGACTCCAGTTTAAAAATAGAGCAAACTAAACATTCATGATGCTTTAATCTCATAAACCAATTACAGACACAGAGTATAGTCTCCCACTGTTAACAGTAATTGTATTCATTAAGTTCCCAATTTTGCTGAAGAACTATGTTGGCAGACTCTTCTGCCCACTAAATATCTCACGGACATTAAAAAAGCTCCAGGCAGGTGGATAGTATCGGGTGGTGGAGTTGTTTTTACAGGAGCAGGGGCCTTCTCCAATTAGTTTAACAATACAATGAGTGTTTCATTAGAATACGTTTAACAATGGCTTAGATAAGAATGCTCTGAAGATGGAAAAACCACTTTAGAAACATTAACTATTAGTGAACATATGGACCTGAAAACAACAACAGTTGGCCCTTCTTTATAATATTTCAGGAAATATATAAAGCGCTGGCTTAGTTCTTCAGTATATCCATAGTTTGAATACATACTGCTAATATTACTATTTGTTTAGTTTCTAATACGAGAGTTCCCATCAGTAAGAAGCTCACAAATGCCaacatttgttttcaaataaACAAATCAGTTCAATCATAGTAGGAAATTCTGTCTTTATATATTTTGGACTTTGTCACGGATTTAAGGAACAGCACTTATTGGCTTTGAAGAGAATTAGGTCCTCCTCAACAGGATAGAGATAGATGAAGAACATCCCTCTGTGGGATAATATTTTGGAAATGAGGTTAGAATGCCCAACATATATTTCTACATGCACAGGTCTGACCCTGAAAACACTCTTTGGAGCAGCAATGACTGCCAACAAGTGGGACTAAACATGAGCACAATCACActcaacggctacgtctacactggcatgaatttccggaactgcttaaaacggaaaagcatccatggccaatgtagacgcacttttccggaaaagagccccgagcgtcattttcgcgatcagggcttttttccggaaaagactactgggctgtctacactggcccttttccggaacagtattctgcaataaggacttatgcccgagcgggagcagaatagtttttccggaatagcggctgattttgtacagtagaacatcgttgcttttccggaaattcaagggccagtgtagacagctcgcagcttattccggaaaagcggctgattttccggaataagtggcccagtgtagacacagccaacataaATAATTAGTAAAATTGTTTTGTTTGAGGCCACTGTCTTGTTTGAGACCTTTAGAAGGATGATAACAGAGCTCTGAATATAGCACTGCCACACATCAACAATTTAAAAGAAGTTCTTTGACCTCTTTGTTGTTTTCCCACTTATAATATGTGAAcaggccttttaaaaatatatatacagactgaacctctctacttcgcaccctcgggacctgacggGCTGAACCGatgagagtttgctggaccacaggagatcaatattgtctagcagcattatcaacatttCCATTGCTgaatgggctcttagaagacattcaggggtaaatcagagctaaataacagcagagaacacagagccaggactggtgactggaaacagactttatgggactgcgggaaacttggccacatgcatgataagcagacatccgactcactaaaatcatgctggaccacagatggtgCCAGGACAGAGACTGTCCgtctagaaaggttcaacctgtattatgctTTGCCTTCACACTTGTCATAGGAGTAGATGATCCACATGCAAAACAAAGATCAATCCAACTATATTTTGCAGAATTTGTAAGAAAGTGAAAATCCCTGAAAGGCAAACATTTTACTCTAATCGTCAGCTTTCTGAAGTGTGTTATAATTAAAGATGGGACAAATGTCTAACAAAAAATTCTTTCAGATAAAAAACTTACAGATTTTATGTGGATGAATATGTGCAGACTTGAACCAGTGTCATAC
The nucleotide sequence above comes from Pelodiscus sinensis isolate JC-2024 chromosome 21, ASM4963464v1, whole genome shotgun sequence. Encoded proteins:
- the KCTD7 gene encoding BTB/POZ domain-containing protein KCTD7 isoform X1 — protein: MVVVTGQKQASGNLDNAMSSSDTEDDFQDPATPTATQAGHSLPLLPQQFPEVVPLNVGGMYFTTRLSTLQRYEDTMLAAMFSGRHYIPTDAQGRYFIDRDGTYFGDILNFLRSGDLPPRDRVRLVYKEAQYYSIGPLLDNLEEVQPLKGEKVRQAFLGLMPYYKDHLERIIEIAKLRAMQRKARFAKLKICVFKEEMPITPYECPLFNSLRFERSESETKLFEHHCEVDVSFGPWEAVADVYDLLHCIVTDLSDRGITVDHQCIGVCDKHLINHYYCKRPIYEFKITWCSSSGCYFSRQEFVVLLISPVWSEFTDSVSLGLL
- the KCTD7 gene encoding BTB/POZ domain-containing protein KCTD7 isoform X3, giving the protein MYFTTRLSTLQRYEDTMLAAMFSGRHYIPTDAQGRYFIDRDGTYFGDILNFLRSGDLPPRDRVRLVYKEAQYYSIGPLLDNLEEVQPLKGEKVRQAFLGLMPYYKDHLERIIEIAKLRAMQRKARFAKLKICVFKEEMPITPYECPLFNSLRFERSESETKLFEHHCEVDVSFGPWEAVADVYDLLHCIVTDLSDRGITVDHQCIGVCDKHLINHYYCKRPIYEFKITWCSSSGCYFSRQEFVVLLISPVWSEFTDSVSLGLL
- the KCTD7 gene encoding BTB/POZ domain-containing protein KCTD7 isoform X2 is translated as MVVVTGQKQASGNLDNAMSSSDTEDDFQDPATPTATQAGHSLPLLPQQFPEVVPLNVGGMYFTTRLSTLQRYEDTMLAAMFSGRHYIPTDAQGRYFIDRDGTYFGDILNFLRSGDLPPRDRVRLVYKEAQYYSIGPLLDNLEEVQPLKGEKVRQAFLGLMPYYKDHLERIIEIAKLRAMQRKARFAKLKICVFKEEMPITPYECPLFNSLRFERSESETKLFEHHCEVDVSFGPWEAVADVYDLLHCIVTDLSDRGITVDHQCIGVCDKHLINHYYCKRPIYEFKITWCTDKKDIQHMNY